Below is a window of Leptidea sinapis chromosome 28, ilLepSina1.1, whole genome shotgun sequence DNA.
TCATATTTAGTTTACTTGGCGAATCCATCGAAGCGATTCTACGAAATACGCGCTGCCAATGATTGTCCATTACTGATTCTGTTTGAATGCTTTtctttatgtttattttgtatctttggaaataaaaaaaatcaaataaccGGAAACACAATAGTAAGAGCACGAATGTGTTGGCTTTATTAACGACATTTATCTGAACATTTTCCAAATATACCcgcaaaatataacaaataaaacattaaaaagaatattaaagatttttcttcaagACATTCTGCTTCCCAATCACTGTTTCGGTTTTATCTTCCTGTAGGGTTTTTCtgaaattatcataatattgttaataccTTCAAACAGGTGCAGAAAATGGGagtcataaaaacaaataacacggtatggttaatttttaattgtaacttaAAATCAATGTGCTGTTTAATATTATGACGATGGAAGgaagaaaatgtttttttttaattaatattatacttataatattatgtgtttatttgatgaaaattttCAAGAACGATTTAagtgatttaataaatatttcactaGTTTATACCATTATTGGTATATATAATCATTGAGTAACATGGGctgcattttattttaaagatattCCGTAAGGAGACGTAAATCGGATTAAGGCGACACTagatgccagcgaccttgagcgatatgagttcacggcttccggcccgccatctatgtaataaagccaatattttcaaaattcttgcgtggaaaacagtttatatgcttacaatcctcgttattcattactaatctaagtgaatgtacctacacaaaaaattacaagctataagaataacttttctgagagtagtactaaaaaaatgcgtcgTGCCAtgcaaaaaaaacttgtttaactgcaaagaaaagtggtagttcaataaggctctggagtgttaactataaccaccagcaagcattagcaacctacaaataagacttaaggatatgtgtaacagcaTTAAGTAGTATTCATATTttgaaatgctatattttcaccaaaaaacttgtctaaaaacaccttgtttgcgtgttttcttactcttcgccttaatactCGTAAATACATATAGGTAACTATCATGCCTAACTTTAGGTTTAGGTTCCCTACACATTTCTATTAATGAGCATGGGAATACTTTCTTCTTGAATGATggatcaaaaatattttcatatacctATATGAGAAACTTGTCTACAGTATtcaaaacagaataatattttgaagtatATTTACATTAGGAAGTGtaacaagaatactggcagcattttatGATGGATAGCTTGTTTCTAGTAGCTCTATTGTGACCAGTAGGTATGTACGTTCTTTGCGCCTCTGGGAAAAAATATGTAGTTGTGTGGtacaatttataattgaaaatattttattgctattcttcttcataagatacataatagctttaagggtaaatgtatacacttctataataaagtcccagccactgttcaggcattatctataaataaatttaaatgttttataaaaaaaatagctctgtcgtaaatcctattactccactgctgagtatctaaatgatcggactagattgtgattattttatagcaatataaatgactgtacaatattgtatatttttatagaaaagagcgcaaaaaaagaatgctgggagagtttcttgcgccgcttcttctctctcagagcgctatttgtttctgaagcggtagtagtatctaatagttatagaaatgacattaaaaagaattctaaaggaatcaattttgagaaaataaatgccttttatgcctttatgttGAAGTTTGGgcttgattttaataattaaaactaatttacCTTCCTTGGCTGAATAAtagcttcataatattattaacagggGCTTCAAGAAATAAGTTTAGGCAAAAACTTATAACGGTGCCCGTCACAATTGTGCCCATCCAATGCACtgactgaaaaaaatattattcattactagtccggtcaatttagaaattcgaagttacataaagtcccaacaagctgaaaatcagtgaaattgttcaaaacataattataaacaatgtttaaaagttccccatcattcccgtgaatggaaaaaaatttattcaaggtcaaaggtcaaaaaaatgagtttttcgcgatttttcagcaaaactgtaagttttatcataaaagtacttcagacaaaaattgtagataataaaattatctataaaaaatttacccatactttttttcttacgagccaccgtttctgagatataacgattcaaaaagttataaaagttgttatcgtcataatatgcacacttttccacgccacctatgaggtagtcTACTTGCGcgttttttataactttttgatcgttatatttattaatagttatatttttataattatgttttgaacgatttcactgattttcagcttgttgggactttatgtaacttcactctcattttttggtctaaattgaccggactatacTTAGTTATAGTCGACAGCATTAATATGTGCACGTGATAAGCGTCCCTAGTTTGTActtagttttttagttttagttagtTTCTGGCTGCATTGTGGTGTGCACGACACGGCCTTGccatccttttctcgaagcagttcaggccattttcgacTCCCTATAACTTCATTGTGGATAAAACTAGCAGCCTGAATTTTAAGTAAACACGCAGGCATTGTATTATATGTTCACTATAAGATTATcttaggttagctaattacgttataacttaatacaaaagaacccttaagtaggtacttaataaatttacaaacttGGTTATAACATtaatctcacaactttttacagtagaagaactgagttgcaagactttttttttgcaagttatgtttttgatggcattcTCTGTTTCCTTCTGTGCGCTAAATGAAAAATAACTCACAAATGGCTTTACCGATTCGAATGCAGATTTTACTGATGTGTTATGGTAAGCTTCCGCAACtttatttgttgttttattcCAATCGGCTCACAAAAAATCGGCTCAAAAGAGCGAGCTCGCGGGCGTCTGCTTGTATTTCTGCAATGGCGAGTTAGTTGATCGagtggtgttttttttatataagactgGGCAAACGtggttttaccagtggaaggctcctttgcactgggggccggctagattatgggtaccacaacggcgcctatttctgccgtgaagcagtaatgtgtaagcattactgtgttccggtctaaagggcgccgtagctagtgaaattactgatgacttaacatcttatgtctcaaggtaacgagcgcagttgtagtgccgctaagaatttttggggtttttcaagaatcctgagcggtactgcattgtaatgggcagggcgtatcaattaccatcagctgaacatcctgctcgtcttggcccttattttcacaaaaaaaaacgggcaagaggctcacgggatgtgGAGTGGTGGGTCAACCGTCAATgcacatccgcaacaacagatgcgttgccagcctttaaggtgggagtatgctcttttcttgaaggtccctgagtCGCTAAgaagtagagtagagtagattcgggaaaacagcagccggtaattgatttcacaaagtggctgagcgaggcaagaaattacttgcaaaacgcgcggttgtgaaAAGCCATACGTAAACGTTATGCGGGTAGTATTCATTAGGtagtatattttttgtgataaatgcggtagaggatgcagagaaatCCCACAAAttatctacgcaacgccaaagcaTCAAGCCGACTGAAGATAACTTGATCGtcaatgattcgagccgctcttcgttgtatgcggtcaaatggaagaagccgGTACTGGGGTGCACCCGctcagaggtgagaacagtacttcATGTGAGgtgaatttgcgccttatatagttgcaatcggtggcttatagtgaagtactgtctcgccttactcgACACCAAGCTTTGTAGAGActagtttggccttctcttccaagtgaccacgaacAGAACCTTGCTCGGTATATCGACACCAAGTATGTACGATGCTACATATTTTCAGCCTTAGTCTGATTACCGAAAATACGTGTACgtcatactttttttatgataataagggacgagacgagcaggacgttcagctgatggtaattgataggccctgcccattacaatgcagtgccgctcaggattcttgaaaaactcaaaaattctgagcggcactacagttgcgctcgtcacctagagatataagatgttaagtctcatttgccaagtaatttcattagctacggcgcccttcaggctgaaacacagtaatgcttacacattactgcttcacggcagaaataggcaccgttgtggtacccataatctagccggcatcctgtgctccTTTGCACTGGTAAACTTTCGCAACATTTGTATTCACCACTCTACAAATGTGTTCATCCTACCGGCAGCACCATACAATCACAGCAGCGAAACTCTCGTGTGAATTGTAGGCAACTTATTTGATTTTATCTCTAAAAACAAGCAGAATTCTGAAATCAATTACCATTTCAACCATATCGAAGCGTACTGGAGAACGAATGGTGCCGGCAATTCTACCGTAGAACACTGTGTGCACCAGGAAAAAGCCGTATGATAACTTGCTGCAAGGTATCCAAGGAGGCCATGTAAGATAGTTCTGTACGTATGCTGGAATAGAACGATTACctgaatttatttaaagaaaatttgtatatttctgTTTCTTTTATTAACTAGATGAGCCTCACTTTTAGGTTTATTTACTCGTATAacacttttatattaattaacagtATGTGTAGATTAATGCATCTGTAAGGGAATAActcttatgtttttatttattaattcaaattttttgtCACTAATTCGTGTGGCTTTCAATTTGTGGCAATGATTTTTTTGCCACttaattaaagctcaaccctttccgaGGTGGtggtaaatagaaaaaaaaagatcgTAGCTGAGGTAGTTACttcataaaaatcaaaaatatttctggCTTCCCATACTTCTACGTCGCAATTCCCACATTCTACACATTCTTTATTCACCAGAATACTCCTCTTTACCTTAAAGACAGATTTGAGCTACTAGGGTCTCAGCATGAGCTCTCGTTGCGCTCTGCTGCGAAACAAATACTTAATGTTcctttcaataaattaatagctATCACTCTTCTTTCACCATTAATGCCATCACTCTTTAGAATCAATCACAATCATAAGCCCcctttaaaaatcaactaaaaaaacattatctgtcctctatttgATTGTATCtgtatttattgtaaccatcaacataattcaacaattcataaatattaattagtgtTTCTACTTTGTATTTACGTATTCttttactttcttatatattttagtatagtttttatttatgtgtgtgtatattttttacacttttctCACCCTTCTAATGTACTGTCTTTTTGtaatggttgcctggaagagatgaCTATATAGTGATtaggccgccatttgcaccatatgatattattttgtatgttagtttttaaattatattttgttaatgtggtgtcaaaaacgtgtaataattaaaataaataagatttctCAAAAAATCAATTATACGAAAAAGATAAACTTACGTATACAACCATATTCACATATAACCAAGAAACATGAAAAAATCAGCGCCCAAGTTATCCTATGCAATAATGCAAATGCCACGGAATTCCATAAACTGTATTCCATGTCTGGATAGTGGAAGAGGCCACCAATGCGCAAAATATATGCTGTCATGAGCACCAGTATTGTGAAAATTATACGAGATGCTTtctgtaaatatttacaaacatcaATTTATACTACATTGTAtgcatatttaaaaaagattattaaaaaaacaagaatTATAAAGCTTAAATGGTAAGTAAAATAAGGTGGGCATTTCAGTTGACGAAATGGACTTGACCTGGACTCAAGAAGATAGTTTGCAGGTACGAAAAGCAATGGGCAAATGAAGGAGTCTTAAGGACGTATACTTCAGTGTTATTACGTAACACTTTCCAGGAAACCTTGGTATTGCAACGAGTCAATAGTTTATACCAGTAGTGATTCTGAGTTCGTCATCCCACTTCCGTCACCCTTTTTATCCCGTTTCATGACCTGTCCCCACTTTAGCTGGTCATTTGATCATTGAGTTTTATTTGTACCATCATTTGGCTATTCTATACCCAGTCTTTAATTTTCCTTCTTGCTGTGCCTATCATACTCCTGATGACGCATTATAAGACATTATAAGACCGTTCTGCTTAATACACTGCCCTAAGATTAGTATAGGTATGCATATTGTGAATCTCCTTGCACAAAATCAAgaggttaatttttttaatataacttcaACATAAGTTAGATATAATTTCTGACCTACCTCCTCCGTTGTCACGCGACTTATAAGAATAATAGGTGACGAATACTTAAATAAGATTATAGGATATAAAACGATTACCTGGGAAATAGTAGTGGCGGTGAATGACCGGCAAAGAAAACAAATTTACGTTTCAACTAGTAATAAGAGATGCTGTTTATctgattgtaaaaatattatctacaaaGTTCAAATGAACACTTACATTACTGATTATGTTTCTGTGATGCGACGGTTTATAAATAGACATTACGTATCCCAAAGCAAGTCCAACTAGATACGGCGTAGCTCTCAGATGAGTGCTTAAATAAAGTTCATTTCCAAACAATGCTTGGCGATAATTGTGGACAGATCTAAAAATTACATTCAGGCTTTCAGGATCAAGTTTCAAGATAAAATCGGACAGTTACTATAGAACATCTTACTATCTACCGCTACTTTGATGTTTTAGCTGAAGTGAGAAGAAGCACAGCGAGAATTTAAATTACCatacatattttaaagtttcattgCTAGCACGACGCGTTCCCAGGCACTCTAAGCATTGAATGTCGCTTGTTTACCGTGCGATTGAAACGCGCGCGTGAGCGCATATCTATGCgttttattttacgtgtagcaaaagaATGCTTATAGTTACGGTGATTTCTTTTTTCACAGACTTTTCTTtcgagaaaagttgaaaaacagtTATATTTTGGGAATAACGAGGATTTTCAATGAAAACAATTGGTTTTGTTTATAAGTGTTTATCGTTTTATAATCAACTTAAATTGTTCTTTATTTTCACCAAACTAAAATTTATATGcttcatagtaataatttgagatattccTGCAGAAAGACATCCACGAAATCGACGATGAACAGAGATTGCACACGTTAGTGACCGTACATTAATAACACTATTACGAATAGATCTTTAGTATAtagactttatatttatatactgaaAGATAGGAAATTTGATCTAGTTTTTATTGATACtacttttaataatactttggataatttataatacCTTATGAAGTAAAATTTTGAGTAAGGTAGGTAATTCAtgacataagttttttattctTAGTGTTTTGTTATGATAATCGACGTTTTCTGTTCAAACAGACCTTCAACAAAATGGCAATGAAATAAGCTTCTCAGTAATATATAACACATGTGCATCACggaacaaaaatttataaaaaaaattgttggaaGCTACTTCCGCCGACAGAAACCCTTGACCTTGAAATGCGAGATCGCTTgtgtatgataaaaaaaattactatgcTATATTTGGACAAAATAACTGCTGAACTATATTGTGCGATAATTTCCCTATTAAAgtgaacataatattgtaacataTTCCAAACttacggtcgttttcaataacctatctacccttagtttaacttacagttatagtccaacgctatctgtcaataggttattgaaatgtcagtaagcgtaaaaggatagatttgtctacgtttagtaagttaaactaaggatagattaGACAAAGGAAACGACAGTTCAGTATTTTTCTGTGTATGACCGATGCTTTGTATAcctgttattttttattgtttctgaGGTATTTATGTATGGTACTTACTCCAATCCGAAAGGTGCTACAGGTAAGATTCTATTTTGATAAACATACAACGCGGGTAATATAATTGATATTACTAATAGAACTGAATACAGCGCTATTGCCATTTGGCGGCTccttctatataaataaaacaatataattgatACAATTGTCAGATGAAAGTCACAGGGGACAGTCCAAAGCGTCGGATAGCactgaaaattaaataatgtttgatATGATTACTGACAcaacagaattttaaaattgaacagaataatattttatctacacccatgctttaaatcctctattaaagattctgaaacagttagcttattgctaacattaaaaaacccaatgttctaataaccattacatcatccaaaggagtgttgtactgaattttataacaacactcctatgtttttttttcgatcccttcatgcgcaaagagtttcaacagacagccacattatttttgctcgatgcgtggtatctgtatgaatttcaaaaaaagaacattttcgtttacgcgccaGAACCAGAACGTCGAGCGCCTGTAAAAAAGTAGGTAATTcaaatccccgccatttttctttgataattttattgttttgtttacaaaaaacgAGCGATTCaatttaaacgctgcaaaagaacattatattcgagtgagtTTTagttattgcactatacaaaatgtaaattactactaaaataaataattctttcattaatactttgtttatttgtatgtaatcagtaatgaatgatattaggtagTAACCTACAaaaaaacaccagtcctagtagtaactaggactggtgttttaatgttagcagtaagctaactgttccagaatcttttagaggattcatgtTCATttctttgatttgattttattgattcatgtagataaagtcttgtatgcaactgttgataattaggtattaaaacactcatgtgatactattaccatataatataaatccacattcgtgttttaataccccttattacacaacagttgcataaataactattattaaatactggATTTTactaatcacttattgaaagttagaatttactatgatttttttttatggaataggaggacaaatgagcgtacgggtcacctgttgttatgtgatcaccgccgcccacaatctcttgtaacaccaaaggaatcacaagagcgttgccggcctttaaggaaggtgtactatTAAaggttgttattattattgaaggtGTAGATTatccaaactctggcacgagactgtttattattagagtctcgtgccagtctcgagtttggcgagtcaacatctcctgaagatgcctcgtgtcgaattatttaaagacaaatattgacggaattaacacaagaaaaatcaaaacatttggataattatagatttccgcaaagtacgcctacttcaataaattaactatgatttcaaaatagttttttgaATGAGGTCTTTTGGCCTCAGAACTGGTTTTTTACCACTTTGGTTAAGAATTGAAATATGTTATGGAAAAGCCTGGCTAAAAAACCATCCCTCAGGGTAATTTATTGTAGTAATATGGAACTGATTTcttttatactttatttttactaattctATATTATAGAATATGCGATTAGGAAAATAATTATGACTCGATAACCATTACCAGTTTTTTTCAGATtaaccaggctcctttgcacaggaagccggctagattatgggtaccacaacggcgcctatttctgccatgaagcagaaatgtgtaaacattactgtgtttcgggctggagagcgccgtagctagtgaaattactgggcaaatacgacttaacatcttaagtctcaaggtgacgagcgcaataattgtagtgttgctcagaacttttgggtttttcaagaatcctgagcggcaccgcattgtaatgggtagggcgtataaattaccatcagctgaacgtcctgtccgtctcgtcccttattttcattaaaaaaaaaatccattcgAAGATATTAAATTCCTGTAGATTATTGTTTGAGTTTCATTTTAACCCTCAATAAATGAGCGTGGGACTAAGTAACCACAGTAATCAGATGAAATTTCTTCGGAATCTACCcaaatatatttgcaatactCACAATATTGGGTGTATCTATATAATTTCCCAACATAAGAACGTTTGCCCACCATGTTTTATAACATGCTTCCATTTCTCTATCGGTGAGCCTAATCCAGATTGGCCCACTTCCAGTCTGTTGGTAGACATAAATCATATACAGAACTGTTGGTCCCACGAAGAACATAAATCTGCATTTAAACAGTTGCTTAAGTATGAGCAGTATACAAGCAGtgtgtcaataaaaatattttttaaatatgtatttttatttgacgacctgtatagccgagtggttagcgatcctacctactatgctagaggtcccgggttcgaatcccggcaggtgcaagcatttatatgattaatatggatgtttgtttccgagtcatggatgtttaaatgtatttatgtatgtttatatgaatttatgtatgtttaagtaagtatattatattaaatatatcattgtcttgtaacccataacacaggctatatatgcttaacttgggtcaagataatttgtgtaaaaagtgtgtcaatattattatattattattattatttatcatggacaagtaaaaaaaggaggactccgcgccgtcatattaacaagtgaagcacctttaagatagtgtgtgtgcagttacggggaataccagataatataataatatataatataatattgacacactttttacacaaattattttgccccaagttaagcatatttagcctgtgttatgggttacaagacaatgatatattaaatacaataaaattacttaaacatacataaattcataataaaatacaaaaatacatttaaacatccatgactcggaaacaaacatccatattcatcatataaatgcttgcacctaccgggattcgaacccggcacctctagcttagtaggtagtatcgctaaccactcggctatacaggtcacacaaattatgtcccgttattagtcatagtattatatagcCACATTACTTTTAACaccaattttttaatttctgtatagGCAGTTTGTTTcctaaatagaaaaataaatatggaaTCACACTATGCCAGtgtgattttataaataatttcatgaaaAAACAGGTACACCTAGAAAGTAAGGATTG
It encodes the following:
- the LOC126972960 gene encoding O-acyltransferase like protein-like encodes the protein MLADNIVKESWSQDEKPCLDEIMYTLRSAKNSTLWATWIMDSMQPPVGLFYGSRHSLGNFDQCVDPPWLHTNHELRTKYCLADVILSDRETTGILKDPYETAEAYINSHSRHNMRFREFMWGVCVPAKCRNNTTGKLFKAFYRISHLANVVSDPRINVVSCQVAGVEVPKQTGFYIFISIIISAIVTVLVGTFVASKQNDDSSGIARALSIKTNAISLITQTEEDILVIHGVRAFVSGVVVLLHLYFVQTWIGVGNARDLERKIDKYGYVYIYQMESLVDTYLLLSGLFLIRSFMKLDKTNLLMLVLKRYLRFMFFVGPTVLYMIYVYQQTGSGPIWIRLTDREMEACYKTWWANVLMLGNYIDTPNICYPTLWTVPCDFHLTIVSIILFYLYRRSRQMAIALYSVLLVISIILPALYVYQNRILPVAPFGLESVHNYRQALFGNELYLSTHLRATPYLVGLALGYVMSIYKPSHHRNIISNKASRIIFTILVLMTAYILRIGGLFHYPDMEYSLWNSVAFALLHRITWALIFSCFLVICEYGCIPYVQNYLTWPPWIPCSKLSYGFFLVHTVFYGRIAGTIRSPVRFDMVEMSVHWMGTIVTGTVISFCLNLFLEAPVNNIMKLLFSQGRKTLQEDKTETVIGKQNVLKKNL